The Novipirellula aureliae sequence ATCACGAACCACAGGAAACTTGCTCATTGGACAAAGCTCAATCACGTCACGTCGTTCATCCAACAACGAATCAACCAGTGCGGAACATGCCTGTCGGACGCGACCGTTGATCAACATCGTGCAAGAACCACAAACCTCTTCAAGACAGTTGGCGTCATAGGCAACCGGAGTCGTCCGCTCGCCCGTCGCGGTCGTCGGGTTCGTCGCAATTCGTTGCAAAACCGCCGTGATATTCAGCCCCGGCTCATAGGCCAGCCGAAACGTTTGCCAATAGCTGGGACGATCAGGATGATCCTGACGCAAAATGCAAACCTCGAACTCTAGCGGGCGTGACGCATTTGACGATCGCGATCTTTTCATAGCAGAATCCTGTAAATCGAGTATCGGGCTGAAGCAACCAAGCCCGCTTGCCGGTTCTGCACGCCTGCGTGTAGAATAGGCATAAGGCAATGGAAAGGCAAGTGTCTGTTTCTTCCAGCCGCGGTTCGTCGTTGGATAGGTTGCGGCTGGAAGACACTGCCACATCAAAATAGCTCTCTCTCAAAAAGGTAAATTGAATGGCGATTCATCATGCACAAGCAGGCGAGGTTGTGTCCGTCCAACCGTTAGCCGGTGCATTGGCCCAGACGAAGACGACAACGCTCGTGAAGAGCGAGCATCTCGAAGTCCTTCGCTTGGTGTTACCGGCTGGCAAAGAGATTGCTGAGCATCAAGCGAAGGGCGACGTTACGATCCATTGTCTGGAAGGACGCGTGACGTTTGACGTAGGCGGCAAGTCGATCGAAATCAGCCAAGGTGAGCTATTTTATTTACACGCAAAAGAGCCCCACAGCGTGCGTTCCATCGAGGATTCGTCATTGTTAGTGACGTTTTCACTGTAATCGTGGCCGGGGATTCGAGGCCCAGTTGTCGATTGAATCGTTTAACGCCAAGCCGATAGGCGACCGCGTTTTCACTGTAATTGTGGCCGGGGATTCTAGGCCCAGTTGTCGATTGAATCGTTTAACGCCAAGCCGATAGGCGACCGCGTTTTCACTGTAATTGTGGCCGGGGATTCTAGGCCCAGTTGTCAATTGAATCGTTTAACGCCAAGCCGATAGGCGACCGCGTTTTCAGCCATACCGACGCCTATCCTCAATCATCGAACGACTTTCGTCGGCCTTGATCGCGGATAAACTGTCGTTATGGGGAGGACTTCCGTATGGTTCATGGATATCACATCGTCTTGCCGATGTATGGATTCTGGTTACCAAACGATCCGCAAGGTTCTTGGTCGGACTTTGTTCGCCGCTGGGAGTTGGTTCGGTTTGGTCATGCAACGAAATCGATCCACCGCCGCGAGATTGAGGAATTGACGCCGCAGGAAATCGTTGATCGAAATGCTGCGAGGGCGAGTTTGGCATATCCGGCGGTTTCAGTATCAGGCGAACAGGCTCTGAGCATTGCCAACGGTTTCGCAAAGCACTGCGTCAAGAACAACTACACCATTTGGGCGTGTGCGATTCTTCCCGAGCACACTCACATGGTCATCGCCCGCCATACATTTAAGGTCGAGCAGATGGCAAATTTGTTGAAAGGTGCAGCCACGCGGCGGATCATTGCAGACGACAGGCATCCGCTGCAATCCTTTGCCAAACCAGGATCGCGACCACCCCAGATGTGGGCAACGCATCTTTGGAAAACCTTTTTGGACAGCGAGCCTGCGATTGAGGAAGCAATTGCCTATGTCTGGGACAATCCGATGAAAGAAGACAAACCCAAGCAAACATGGAAGTTCGTTACGCCGTTTGCGGGACTCGGTGTCGGTGGTTGGGTCACCTATCACTAGCCGACTCGTTTAACGCCAAGCCGATAGGCGACCGCGTTTACCGAAAAGCCGACGCCTATCGGCTAGGCGTTAAACGAAAGCCGACGCCTATCGGCTAGGCGTTAAACGAAGAGCCGACGCCTATTGGCTAAGCGTTAAACGAAAAGCCGACGCCTATCGGCTAGGCGTTAAACGAAGAGCCGACGCCTAGCCGATAGGCGTTAAACGAAAGCTAACGCCTATTGGCTGGCGTTAAACGATTTATATTGCTGCGACTTTCGGGCCACAGTTACGTTTTATTCAAAAGGAAACATTAAATGACACGGCAACCGGATTGGAATCCGAAATCAACCGAAGTACTTTACGACCAACGCGCGGCCTACGACAAGATGCGAAAAACGTGTCCGGTCGCCTATAGCGAGATGCTGGGTTGGTCGCTGTTTCGACATCAGGATATCCGTCGCGTGCTGGACGACCACGAGACGTTCAGCAGCAATGTGTCGCGGCATATTTCAGTACCCAACGGCATGGACCCGCCGGAACATACAAAGTTCCGCAAACTCATCGAACCCTTGTTTCGCCCCGAACCCATGGCGGCTTTCGAGCCCAAATGTCGTGCGATTACCGGTACGTTGTTCGACTCGCTCTTGGCCCGCACCAATGTCGAGTTCCTGTTCGAATTTGCTCGCCCGTTTGCCGTGCGGACCCAGTGCGAATCGGTCGGTTGGCACGAAAGCATGTATGAGCCGCTGCGGGATTGGACACGAAAGAACCAAGAGGCCACTTTCGCACAAAACCGCAACGAGATGAAACGGATCGCCGAGGAGTTCGAAGGTTTTGTCGCAGAGTTACTCGATCAGCGTCGGCGGAACCCCACGACCGATGAGCACGACGTGATCACCAGTCTACTGGAGGCCCGAGTCGATGATCGACCACTTCGCAATGAGGAAATTGTTAGCATTTTGCGGAACTGGACAGTTGGCGAAATCGGGACCATCTCCGCTGCGATCGGGATTTTAGCTCACGCGCTGGCGACCCATCTCGACGTTCAAGAGAGACTTCGCGAGCAGCCGGATTTGATCCCTTCCGCGATTGAAGAAATCCTGCGGGCTCACGGGCCGCTGGTTGCCAATCGTCGCGTGACGACATGCCCAGTGACAATGGGTGGTCGCAAAATCGAGGCGGGTGAGCGGATTTCAATGAACTGGATTTCCGCAAACCGCGATGAGCGGGTATTTGACGATGCCGATCAGATCCGTTTGGATCGTGATCCGTCGGCCAATCTATTGTGGGGTGCAGGGATTCACGGTTGCCCCGGAGCACCATTGGCGCGATTGGAAATGCGAGTTGCAATCGAAGAGTTACTCAAGCGAACGACGCAAATCAAGCTGAACGAAAGGTATCCGGCAACCTTAGCAACGTTTCCCGCCAGTGGTTTTGCAACGTTACCGGTCACGCTGCGGCGTTGAACAGCGTGGCTGTGGCTTCCAGCCGCAGTCCGAAACGGTGTGCTTCGGTGACTCCATCGATACCGCCGCCGATGACGGACGACTACTCGTTGGAAACGAGAGAAGGATGACACGGTGAGGATTCATGAAAGGTTGCAGTCGGGCTTGGACGTGCAAGCGAGCGAACGCAGCCTCGCACTCATCCGCATTCAGACGCTCCATCTCCGTCGCTCGACCGACAGGAATTAGAAAGAAGACCGACCACAACGCGATGTCGAGTTCACCGAACCGCTCGCCCATCGTTTCAATCTGATCGACGTTGGCTGGCGTTGGCATCGTGCGTGGCCGCATCTGTACCATCGACGCTAATCGCCATCCGTGAAATGCCTGCATCACGAAGCCGAC is a genomic window containing:
- a CDS encoding cytochrome P450 translates to MTRQPDWNPKSTEVLYDQRAAYDKMRKTCPVAYSEMLGWSLFRHQDIRRVLDDHETFSSNVSRHISVPNGMDPPEHTKFRKLIEPLFRPEPMAAFEPKCRAITGTLFDSLLARTNVEFLFEFARPFAVRTQCESVGWHESMYEPLRDWTRKNQEATFAQNRNEMKRIAEEFEGFVAELLDQRRRNPTTDEHDVITSLLEARVDDRPLRNEEIVSILRNWTVGEIGTISAAIGILAHALATHLDVQERLREQPDLIPSAIEEILRAHGPLVANRRVTTCPVTMGGRKIEAGERISMNWISANRDERVFDDADQIRLDRDPSANLLWGAGIHGCPGAPLARLEMRVAIEELLKRTTQIKLNERYPATLATFPASGFATLPVTLRR
- a CDS encoding transposase is translated as MVHGYHIVLPMYGFWLPNDPQGSWSDFVRRWELVRFGHATKSIHRREIEELTPQEIVDRNAARASLAYPAVSVSGEQALSIANGFAKHCVKNNYTIWACAILPEHTHMVIARHTFKVEQMANLLKGAATRRIIADDRHPLQSFAKPGSRPPQMWATHLWKTFLDSEPAIEEAIAYVWDNPMKEDKPKQTWKFVTPFAGLGVGGWVTYH
- a CDS encoding cupin domain-containing protein, whose protein sequence is MAIHHAQAGEVVSVQPLAGALAQTKTTTLVKSEHLEVLRLVLPAGKEIAEHQAKGDVTIHCLEGRVTFDVGGKSIEISQGELFYLHAKEPHSVRSIEDSSLLVTFSL